The Misgurnus anguillicaudatus chromosome 15, ASM2758022v2, whole genome shotgun sequence genome has a window encoding:
- the ssr3 gene encoding translocon-associated protein subunit gamma isoform X1, with translation MPPKSNNKQQSEEDLLLQDFSRNLSAKSTALFYGNALIVSAIPIWLFWRIWHMDLVQSAVLYAVMTLVSTYLVAFAYKNVKFVLKHKVAQKREDAVSKEVTRKLSEADNRKMSRKEKDERYIHTHSLFVSLSNYGTRFALNCFRGTLLVTVSLSRRILWKKNEVADYEATTFSIFYNNTLFLLLVIVASFFLLKNFNPTVNYILSISASSGLIALLSTGSK, from the exons ATGCCACCAAAAAGCAACAACAAACAGCAGTCAGAGGAGGATCTGCTTCTGCAGGACTTTAGCAGGAATCTCTCGGCTAAATCCACGGCGCTTTTCTACGGAAATGCTCTCATTGTGTCCGCAATTCCCATCT ggCTCTTTTGGAGGATCTGGCATATGGATTTGGTCCAGTCAGCAGTGCTGTATGCAGTCATGACTCTAGTCAGCACATACCTGGTTGCCTTCGCttacaaaaatgtcaaatttgtcCTTAAGCACAA GGTCGCCCAGAAACGTGAAGATGCTGTGTCCAAGGAAGTGACTCGCAAGCTTTCTGAGGCCGACAACCGCAAAATGTCCCGCAAAGAGAAGGACGAGAggtacatacatacacatagtCTTTTTGTTTCGCTTTCAAATTATGGCACAAGGTTTGCTTTAAATTGTTTTAGAGGTACTTTATTGGTAACAGTGAGTCTTTCTCGCAGGATCCTTTGGAAGAAGAATGAGGTCGCTGATTATGAGGCCACAACCTTCTCCATCTTTTACAACAACACCCTGTTTCTCTTGCTGGTCATCGTTGCCTCTTTCTTCCTGCTGAAGAACTTCAACCCAACAGT GAACTACATTCTGTCCATTAGCGCCTCTTCTGGTCTGATTGCCCTGCTGTCCACAGGGTCCAAATAA
- the ssr3 gene encoding translocon-associated protein subunit gamma isoform X2: MPPKSNNKQQSEEDLLLQDFSRNLSAKSTALFYGNALIVSAIPIWLFWRIWHMDLVQSAVLYAVMTLVSTYLVAFAYKNVKFVLKHKVAQKREDAVSKEVTRKLSEADNRKMSRKEKDERILWKKNEVADYEATTFSIFYNNTLFLLLVIVASFFLLKNFNPTVNYILSISASSGLIALLSTGSK, from the exons ATGCCACCAAAAAGCAACAACAAACAGCAGTCAGAGGAGGATCTGCTTCTGCAGGACTTTAGCAGGAATCTCTCGGCTAAATCCACGGCGCTTTTCTACGGAAATGCTCTCATTGTGTCCGCAATTCCCATCT ggCTCTTTTGGAGGATCTGGCATATGGATTTGGTCCAGTCAGCAGTGCTGTATGCAGTCATGACTCTAGTCAGCACATACCTGGTTGCCTTCGCttacaaaaatgtcaaatttgtcCTTAAGCACAA GGTCGCCCAGAAACGTGAAGATGCTGTGTCCAAGGAAGTGACTCGCAAGCTTTCTGAGGCCGACAACCGCAAAATGTCCCGCAAAGAGAAGGACGAGAg GATCCTTTGGAAGAAGAATGAGGTCGCTGATTATGAGGCCACAACCTTCTCCATCTTTTACAACAACACCCTGTTTCTCTTGCTGGTCATCGTTGCCTCTTTCTTCCTGCTGAAGAACTTCAACCCAACAGT GAACTACATTCTGTCCATTAGCGCCTCTTCTGGTCTGATTGCCCTGCTGTCCACAGGGTCCAAATAA